One window of the Betta splendens chromosome 21, fBetSpl5.4, whole genome shotgun sequence genome contains the following:
- the LOC114847377 gene encoding uncharacterized protein LOC114847377 isoform X3, with product MANSLSYRTNSGIKTNETLSLTNIDTALFQLAFQFRELSQKKNELNQQIKVCRADVIERTSYIKSVKSKISQLEEETRVKQSTVAHNKANAKSMRATNSLLLQYEQTLKAELESRKDSYSNDTEVYEEKLTSYRKIFQSHQEYYHRNPLAQELLVLQAENEAIECRIKSYDEQIIHKQKKLDYSTAANSSPAEELRDNVSDQQPIVEPEKEFDHQTEEDSDSCVGISCLHLNQTKNDEVSAEINAQAIHEEIKDSSHYTVGASNELCSYKEFDEPIQPHETHTSEQDKEGDQERQTTVSEIDDKVDHDVEGSVSVDEDPAPSKGYCDGLTAFPHSSPQETSRSSSPAKKTAVSSTKTLGFNFSSTSLSQQGPASAFPFTLNSVPSTPAFSGFGFDIGSPQDEDSSFAFTSSFFSEKKTSESKSLSCSQFLFDQPEQNDDFQFPFTSKSHLGTKKDKSNDDEFPFSFNF from the exons ATGGCGAACAGTTTGAGCTACAGAACGAACTCTGGCATTAAAACTAATGAAACACTTTCACTCACTAATATCGACACGGCTCTCTTTCAGCTCG CTTTTCAATTTCGGGAGCTTTCTCAGAAGAAGAATGAACTCAACCAACAAATTAAAG TTTGCAGAGCTGACGTTATTGAGAGGACGTCTTATATTAAATCAGTCAAAAGCAAAATATCACAACTGGAGGAGGAAACCAGGGTGAAACAGAGCACTGTGGCTCACAACAAAGCCAATGCAAAAAG CATGAGGGCGACTAACAGCCTGCTCCTTCAGTATGAGCAGACGCTGAAAGCAGAGCTGGAGAGCAGGAAGGACAGCTACAGCAACGACAC GGAAGTCTATGAAGAAAAACTTACAAGCTACAGAAAGATATTCCAGTCACATCAGGAATATTACCACCGAAACCCTCTGGCTCAAGAGCTCCTCGTGCTGCAGGCTGAAAACGAGGCTATCGAGTGTAGGATCAAGAGCTATGATGAGCAAATAATTCATAAACAGAAGAAGCTGGACTATTCTACTG CAGCCAATTCTTCACCCGCTGAGGAACTACGAGACAA TGTTTCTGATCAGCAGCCCATAGTCGAACCAGAGAAGGAATTCGATCatcagacagaggaggacagtgaTTCCTGCGTTGGTATATCCTGCCTTCATCTCAACCAGACTAAG AATGATGAAGTGTCTGCAGAGATAAATGCTCAAGCCATTCATGAGGAAATCAAGGATTCCAGCCATTACACAGTAGGAGCAAGCAACGAGCTGTGTTCATATAAAGAGTTTGATG aaCCCATACAGCCACATGAGACCCACACCAGCGAGCAGGACAAGGAAGGGGACCAG GAACGGCAAACCACAGTGTCTGAGATTGATGATAAAGTGGATCACGATGTAGAGGGTAGTGTGTCTGTAGATGAAGATCCAGCACCAAGTAAAGGTTACTGTGATGGACTCACTGCTTTCCCTCATTCATCTCCTCAAGAAACTAGTCGGTCTTCCTCCCCAGCGAAAAAGACAGCTGTCTCTTCAACTAAGACATTAGGTTTTAA CTTTAGCTCCACCAGCTTGTCACAGCAAGGGCCAGCTTCTGCCTTCCCATTCACTCTGAACTCTGTCCCCAGCACCCCAGCATTCTCTGGATTTGGATTTGACATAGGTTCACCACAGGATGAG GACTCCTCGTTTGCCTTCACCAGTTCTTTCTTCAGTGAGAAG AAAACCTCGGAATCAAAGTCGTTAAGCT GCTCCCAGTTTCTCTTTGACCAGCCAGAACAAAATGATGACTTCCAATTTCCATTTACTTCCAAGAGCCATCTGGGAACCAAAAAAGATAAATCCAATGACGATGAGTTCCCATTTTCATTCAACTTCTGA
- the LOC114847377 gene encoding uncharacterized protein LOC114847377 isoform X1, with translation MANSLSYRTNSGIKTNETLSLTNIDTALFQLAFQFRELSQKKNELNQQIKVCRADVIERTSYIKSVKSKISQLEEETRVKQSTVAHNKANAKSMRATNSLLLQYEQTLKAELESRKDSYSNDTEVYEEKLTSYRKIFQSHQEYYHRNPLAQELLVLQAENEAIECRIKSYDEQIIHKQKKLDYSTAANSSPAEELRDNVSDQQPIVEPEKEFDHQTEEDSDSCVGISCLHLNQTKNDEVSAEINAQAIHEEIKDSSHYTVGASNELCSYKEFDEPIQPHETHTSEQDKEGDQVMERQTTVSEIDDKVDHDVEGSVSVDEDPAPSKGYCDGLTAFPHSSPQETSRSSSPAKKTAVSSTKTLGFNFSSTSLSQQGPASAFPFTLNSVPSTPAFSGFGFDIGSPQDEDSSFAFTSSFFSEKKTSESKSLSCSQFLFDQPEQNDDFQFPFTSKSHLGTKKDKSNDDEFPFSFNF, from the exons ATGGCGAACAGTTTGAGCTACAGAACGAACTCTGGCATTAAAACTAATGAAACACTTTCACTCACTAATATCGACACGGCTCTCTTTCAGCTCG CTTTTCAATTTCGGGAGCTTTCTCAGAAGAAGAATGAACTCAACCAACAAATTAAAG TTTGCAGAGCTGACGTTATTGAGAGGACGTCTTATATTAAATCAGTCAAAAGCAAAATATCACAACTGGAGGAGGAAACCAGGGTGAAACAGAGCACTGTGGCTCACAACAAAGCCAATGCAAAAAG CATGAGGGCGACTAACAGCCTGCTCCTTCAGTATGAGCAGACGCTGAAAGCAGAGCTGGAGAGCAGGAAGGACAGCTACAGCAACGACAC GGAAGTCTATGAAGAAAAACTTACAAGCTACAGAAAGATATTCCAGTCACATCAGGAATATTACCACCGAAACCCTCTGGCTCAAGAGCTCCTCGTGCTGCAGGCTGAAAACGAGGCTATCGAGTGTAGGATCAAGAGCTATGATGAGCAAATAATTCATAAACAGAAGAAGCTGGACTATTCTACTG CAGCCAATTCTTCACCCGCTGAGGAACTACGAGACAA TGTTTCTGATCAGCAGCCCATAGTCGAACCAGAGAAGGAATTCGATCatcagacagaggaggacagtgaTTCCTGCGTTGGTATATCCTGCCTTCATCTCAACCAGACTAAG AATGATGAAGTGTCTGCAGAGATAAATGCTCAAGCCATTCATGAGGAAATCAAGGATTCCAGCCATTACACAGTAGGAGCAAGCAACGAGCTGTGTTCATATAAAGAGTTTGATG aaCCCATACAGCCACATGAGACCCACACCAGCGAGCAGGACAAGGAAGGGGACCAGGTCATG GAACGGCAAACCACAGTGTCTGAGATTGATGATAAAGTGGATCACGATGTAGAGGGTAGTGTGTCTGTAGATGAAGATCCAGCACCAAGTAAAGGTTACTGTGATGGACTCACTGCTTTCCCTCATTCATCTCCTCAAGAAACTAGTCGGTCTTCCTCCCCAGCGAAAAAGACAGCTGTCTCTTCAACTAAGACATTAGGTTTTAA CTTTAGCTCCACCAGCTTGTCACAGCAAGGGCCAGCTTCTGCCTTCCCATTCACTCTGAACTCTGTCCCCAGCACCCCAGCATTCTCTGGATTTGGATTTGACATAGGTTCACCACAGGATGAG GACTCCTCGTTTGCCTTCACCAGTTCTTTCTTCAGTGAGAAG AAAACCTCGGAATCAAAGTCGTTAAGCT GCTCCCAGTTTCTCTTTGACCAGCCAGAACAAAATGATGACTTCCAATTTCCATTTACTTCCAAGAGCCATCTGGGAACCAAAAAAGATAAATCCAATGACGATGAGTTCCCATTTTCATTCAACTTCTGA
- the LOC114847377 gene encoding uncharacterized protein LOC114847377 isoform X2 has protein sequence MANSLSYRTNSGIKTNETLSLTNIDTALFQLAFQFRELSQKKNELNQQIKVCRADVIERTSYIKSVKSKISQLEEETRVKQSTVAHNKANAKSMRATNSLLLQYEQTLKAELESRKDSYSNDTEVYEEKLTSYRKIFQSHQEYYHRNPLAQELLVLQAENEAIECRIKSYDEQIIHKQKKLDYSTANSSPAEELRDNVSDQQPIVEPEKEFDHQTEEDSDSCVGISCLHLNQTKNDEVSAEINAQAIHEEIKDSSHYTVGASNELCSYKEFDEPIQPHETHTSEQDKEGDQVMERQTTVSEIDDKVDHDVEGSVSVDEDPAPSKGYCDGLTAFPHSSPQETSRSSSPAKKTAVSSTKTLGFNFSSTSLSQQGPASAFPFTLNSVPSTPAFSGFGFDIGSPQDEDSSFAFTSSFFSEKKTSESKSLSCSQFLFDQPEQNDDFQFPFTSKSHLGTKKDKSNDDEFPFSFNF, from the exons ATGGCGAACAGTTTGAGCTACAGAACGAACTCTGGCATTAAAACTAATGAAACACTTTCACTCACTAATATCGACACGGCTCTCTTTCAGCTCG CTTTTCAATTTCGGGAGCTTTCTCAGAAGAAGAATGAACTCAACCAACAAATTAAAG TTTGCAGAGCTGACGTTATTGAGAGGACGTCTTATATTAAATCAGTCAAAAGCAAAATATCACAACTGGAGGAGGAAACCAGGGTGAAACAGAGCACTGTGGCTCACAACAAAGCCAATGCAAAAAG CATGAGGGCGACTAACAGCCTGCTCCTTCAGTATGAGCAGACGCTGAAAGCAGAGCTGGAGAGCAGGAAGGACAGCTACAGCAACGACAC GGAAGTCTATGAAGAAAAACTTACAAGCTACAGAAAGATATTCCAGTCACATCAGGAATATTACCACCGAAACCCTCTGGCTCAAGAGCTCCTCGTGCTGCAGGCTGAAAACGAGGCTATCGAGTGTAGGATCAAGAGCTATGATGAGCAAATAATTCATAAACAGAAGAAGCTGGACTATTCTACTG CCAATTCTTCACCCGCTGAGGAACTACGAGACAA TGTTTCTGATCAGCAGCCCATAGTCGAACCAGAGAAGGAATTCGATCatcagacagaggaggacagtgaTTCCTGCGTTGGTATATCCTGCCTTCATCTCAACCAGACTAAG AATGATGAAGTGTCTGCAGAGATAAATGCTCAAGCCATTCATGAGGAAATCAAGGATTCCAGCCATTACACAGTAGGAGCAAGCAACGAGCTGTGTTCATATAAAGAGTTTGATG aaCCCATACAGCCACATGAGACCCACACCAGCGAGCAGGACAAGGAAGGGGACCAGGTCATG GAACGGCAAACCACAGTGTCTGAGATTGATGATAAAGTGGATCACGATGTAGAGGGTAGTGTGTCTGTAGATGAAGATCCAGCACCAAGTAAAGGTTACTGTGATGGACTCACTGCTTTCCCTCATTCATCTCCTCAAGAAACTAGTCGGTCTTCCTCCCCAGCGAAAAAGACAGCTGTCTCTTCAACTAAGACATTAGGTTTTAA CTTTAGCTCCACCAGCTTGTCACAGCAAGGGCCAGCTTCTGCCTTCCCATTCACTCTGAACTCTGTCCCCAGCACCCCAGCATTCTCTGGATTTGGATTTGACATAGGTTCACCACAGGATGAG GACTCCTCGTTTGCCTTCACCAGTTCTTTCTTCAGTGAGAAG AAAACCTCGGAATCAAAGTCGTTAAGCT GCTCCCAGTTTCTCTTTGACCAGCCAGAACAAAATGATGACTTCCAATTTCCATTTACTTCCAAGAGCCATCTGGGAACCAAAAAAGATAAATCCAATGACGATGAGTTCCCATTTTCATTCAACTTCTGA
- the pfkla gene encoding ATP-dependent 6-phosphofructokinase, liver type, with protein sequence MSSMDLEKLKMTGAGRAIAVLTSGGDAQGMNAAVRAVTRMGIYVGAKVYLIYEGYQGLVDGGDNIKLAHWHSVTNIIQLGGTVIGSARCKTFRSRDGRLAAAFNLVKKGITNLCVCGGDGSLTGANIFRSEWSGLLAELVQKGRITDTLAKQHDHLNIVGLVGSIDNDFCGTDMTIGADSALHRIMEIIDAIMTTAQSHQRTFVLEVMGRHCGYLALVSALASGADWLFIPEAPPQEGWEDLMCSRLEATRVKGSRLNIIIVAEGAIDMNGKPITSTYIKDLVVKRLGYDTRVTVLGHVQRGGTPSAFDRILSTKIGVEAVIALLEASPDTPACVIGLSGNHPVRLPLMECVEMTKLVQTAMNEKRFDEAVKLRGGSFENNWNIYKLLGFQKPAQSESNFSLAVLNVGAPAAGMNAAVRSAVRLALAHGHKVYAVHDGFQGLANGDVLEMSWHDVAGWTGQGGSLLGTKRTLPEKFMEKIVDTITKFSISALLVIGGFEGYEGVLQLFEARSRYDELCIPMLVIPATISNNVPGTDFSLGADTAVNAAMESCDKIKQSATGTKRRVFVVETMGGYCGYLATSTGIAVGADAAYIYEDPFNIHDLTTNVEHLSEKMKKDIQRGLILRNEKCHENYTTDFIYNLYSSEGKGIFDCRVNVLGHLQQGGVPSPFDRNFATKLGVKAVQWITEKLSENFRQGRVFANSPETACVLGLNRKVIAFTPVTELKGVTDFEHRMPKVQWWFNMRPMLKMLARYQTSFCEYVPGEIEHVTKRSISIDCGY encoded by the exons ATGTCCTCGATGGACCTGGAGAAGCTGAAGATGACGGGAGCGGGTCGGGCCATAGCGGTGCTGACCAGCGGTGGCGATGCACAAG GCATGAACGCCGCTGTCCGAGCCGTCACCCGAATGGGCATTTATGTGGGCGCCAAGGTCTACCTTATTTACGAG GGATATCAGGGCCTGGTGGACGGAGGAGACAACATCAAACTAGCTCACTGGCACAGTGTGACCAACATCATCCAACTG GGTGGGACCGTGATTGGAAGCGCCCGGTGCAAAACCTTCCGATCCCGCGACGGCAGGCTCGCCGCCGCCTTCAACCTGGTGAAGAAAGGCATCACCAACCTGTGCGTGTGCGGCGGCGACGGCAGCCTCACCGGAGCCAACATCTTCCGCAGCGAGTGGAGCGGCCTGCTGGCGGAGCTGGTGCAGAAAG GGAGGATCACGGACACTCTGGCCAAGCAGCACGATCACCTCAACATCGTGGGTCTGGTGGGCTCCATAGACAATGACTTCTGTGGCACCGACATGACCATCGGGGCCGACTCCGCTCTGCACCGCATCATGGAGATAATTGATGCCATCATGACCACTGCGCAGAG CCACCAGCGCACGTTTGTTTTAGAGGTCATGGGTCGCCACTGTGG ATATTTGGCCCTGGTGTCCGCTCTGGCGTCTGGGGCAGACTGGCTCTTTATTCCAGAGGCTCCTCCACAGGAAGGGTGGGAGGACCTCATGTGTAGTCGTCTTGAGGCC ACCCGCGTGAAAGGGTCCAGACTCAACATAATAATCGTTGCAGAAGGAGCCATCGACATGAATGGCAAACCCATCACCTCGACCTACATTAAAGAC CTCGTCGTGAAGCGCTTGGGTTACGACACCAGAGTGACCGTGCTTGGCCACGTACAGCGCGGAGGAACTCCTTCTGCGTTCGACAGGATACTG agcaCTAAGATAGGTGTGGAGGCAGTGATCGCCCTGCTGGAGGCATCTCCCGACACCCCAGCGTGCGTCATCGGCCTGTCGGGTAATCACCCTGTTCGTCTGCCGCTAATGGAGTGTGTGGAAATG ACTAAGTTGGTGCAGACGGCCATGAACGAGAAGAGGTTTGATGAAGCTGTGAAGCTGCGTGGAGG GAGTTTTGAGAACAACTGGAACATCTACAAGCTTCTTGGCTTCCAGAAACCTGCACAGTCTGAA AGCAATTTCTCCCTGGCTGTTCTGAACGTGGGCGCTCCAGCTGCAGGGATGAATGCAGCTGTGAGGTCAGCCGTCAGATTAGCGCTCGCGCATGGTCACAAGGTGTACGCTGTCCACGATGGGTTTCAGGGCCTGGCCAACGGAGAC GTTTTGGAAATGAGCTGGCATGATGTGGCCGGGTGGACGGGTCAAGGAGGGTCACTGCTGGGCACAAAGCG AACCCTTCCAGAGAAGTTTATGGAGAAGATTGTGGATACCATCACCAAGTTCAGCATCTCAGCTCTGCTTGTCATTGGAGGTTTTGAG GGCTATGAAGGTGTGCTGCAACTGTTCGAAGCCCGGAGTCGCTACGATGAGCTCTGTATTCCTATGCTTGTGATTCCTGCCACCATCAGCAACAATGTGCCTGGAACTGATTTCAGCCTGGGAGCAGACACGGCTGTCAATGCTGCCATGGAG AGCTGCGACAAGATCAAGCAGTCTGCCACTGGGACCAAGAGACGAGTGTTTGTGGTGGAGACTATGGGTGGATACTGTGGATATCTGGCAACCTCCACCGGTATAGCTGTGGGTGCAGACGCAGCCTACATCTACGAAGACCCCTTCAATATCCATGACTTGACC ACCAATGTGGAGCATTTAtctgaaaaaatgaaaaaagacatCCAGCGGGGTCTAATACTCAG GAATGAAAAGTGCCATGAAAACTACACCACAGATTTCATTTATAACCTGTATTCATCCGAAGGGAAGGGCATCTTCGACTGTAGAGTTAATGTGTTGGGGCACCTTCAGCAG GGAGGAGTGCCTTCTCCTTTTGACAGAAACTTTGCCACCAAGTTGGGTGTGAAAGCTGTTCAGTGGATTACAGAGAAACTCAGTGAGAACTTCAGACAAG GCCGCGTGTTTGCCAACTCTCCAGAAACAGCATGCGTGCTGGGCCTCAACAGGAAGGTCATCGCCTTCACCCCTGTCACTGAACTGAAGGGCGTGACCGATTTTGA GCACCGGATGCCCAAAGTTCAGTGGTGGTTTAATATGCGCCCGATGCTAAAAATGTTGGCCCGCTACCAGACAAGCTTCTGTGAATATGTCCCAGGGGAGATTGAACATGTGACCAAGCGCTCCATCAGCATCGACTGTGGATACTGA
- the si:ch211-45c16.2 gene encoding mitogen-activated protein kinase kinase kinase 13: protein MHDTMGSSPEVLSWTSCPSLLVGKLKEELKLTVVGDAMKKSTSPNAQPPPPPPPPANVPPQIITDLALPTHLPVPLQTLQLPGQDEESVLGCVSSPNAALSVDSTRSEGGNFDNSVLQLQEQEHEDAGDPASCEHGGCGSGVEEQMGEGDCPADHGGDGPHGHPHHPDDIKLHFQRAGPGSGGFLEGLFGCLRPVWNIIGKTYSTEYKLQQQDMWEVPFEEISELQWLGSGAQGAVFLGKFRSEEVAIKKVREQKETDIKHLRKLKHPNIISFKGVCTQAPCYCIIMEYCAQGQLYEVLRAGRKVTPRLLVDWASGIASGMNYLHLHKIIHRDLKSPNVLVTHNDTVKISDFGTSKELSDKSTKMSFAGTVAWMAPEVIRNEPVSEKVDIWSFGVVLWELLTGEIPYKDVDSSAIIWGVGSNSLHLPVPSTCPDGFKILMKQTWQGKPRNRPSFRQILLHLDIASADVLGTPQETYFKSQGEWREEVKKHFEKIKSEGTCIHRLDEELIRRRRDELRHALDIREHYERKLERANNLYMELSAIMLQLEVREKELMKREQAVEKKYPGTYKRHLVRPIVRANAVEKLIKKKGSISHKAGTPPTKRPDLLRSDGIPSVDPLPSPSPLSASPKVSTPPGKARYRSKPRHRRTNSKGSHSEFPGALKPLAAPPDDTRALHSPHLHLHRHHQLPTEGPLLPLKGREEAVVNCANNLRYFGPAAALRSPQTDHLQRRVSGSSPDLISAAVDADTRQRAPAPAAGAGSLCPCCQAHPFPGCLQCQGAPPAAAHLELPKYPLLGSQHGSPASGRAPGKDAASDGESPRKDGKQDQGASEHPPALPTALPRTLRPLRKGADESSEEEEGEVDSEVEFPRRQRPHRCMSSFQSYSTFSSENLSASDGEEGNTSDHSHSGPLERLSTSQEEHLDELLSHTPDIPIDISTQSDGLSDKECAVRRVKTQISLGKLCSDEHSYENPLQFGDSDCDSSEAECSDATIRNNKVGAPSSW from the exons ATGCATGACACTATGGGCAGCTCCCCCGAGGTGCTCTCGTGGACTTCCTGCCCCAGTCTGCTGGTGGgcaagctgaaggaggagctcaAGCTCACCGTGGTCGGAGACGCCATGAAGAAATCCACCTCGCCGAACGCccagcctcctccccctcctcctcctccggctaaTGTGCCTCCTCAGATCATCACGGACCTGGCGCTGCCGACGCACCTGCCGGTCcccctgcagacgctgcagctgccCGGCCAGGACGAGGAGTCCGTGCTGGGCTGCGTGAGCTCCCCGAACGCGGCGCTGAGCGTGGACTCAACGCGGAGCGAGGGCGGGAACTTCGACAACAGCgtgctccagctgcaggagcaggagcacgaGGACGCCGGCGACCCGGCGTCCTGCGAGCATGGCGGGTGCGGCAGCGGGGTGGAGGAACAGATGGGAGAGGGGGACTGTCCCGCGGACCACGGTGGGGACGGGCCACACGGACACCCGCATCACCCCGACGACATCAAACTGCACTTCCAGAGAGCCGGGCCGGGCTCGGGGGGCTTCCTAGAGGGGCTGTTCGGCTGTCTCCGACCTGTCTGGAACATTATAGGGAAGACCTACTCTACAGAATACAAGCTACAACAGCAAG ACATGTGGGAGGTTCCGTTCGAGGAGATTTCCGAGCTGCAGTGGCTCGGCAGCGGCGCACAGGGGGCCGTGTTCTTGGGCAAGTTCCGCTCCGAGGAGGTGGCGATCAAGAAGGTGCGCGAGCAGAAGGAGACGGACATAAAGCACCTGAGGAAGCTCAAGCATCCCAACATCATCAGCTTCAA GGGCGTGTGCACGCAGGCCCCATGCTACTGCATCATCATGGAGTACTGTGCTCAGGGCCAGCTGTACGAGGTGCTGCGGGCAGGGAGGAAGGTGACCCCCAGGCTGCTGGTGGACTGGGCCTCGGGCATCGCCAGTGGCATGAACTACCTGCACCTGCACAAAATCATCCACAGGGATCTCAAGTCTCCTAA tgttctGGTCACCCATAACGACACTGTGAAAATCTCTGACTTTGGAACATCCAAAGAGCTCAGCGACAAAAGTACCAAGATGTCATTTGCAGGTACGGTGGCCTGGATGGCCCCGGAGGTGATAAGAAACGAGCCTGTGTCTGAGAAGGTGGACATCTG GTCATTTGGAGTTGTCTTATGGGAACTGCTGACAGGAGAGATCCCCTACAAAGACGTGGACTCCTCAGCTATTATTTGGGGAGTGGGCAGCAACAGTCTCCACCTTCCTGTCCCCTCCACCTGCCCAGATGGCTTTAAAATCCTCATGAAGCAGACTTG GCAGGGGAAGCCGAGGAATCGGCCCTCGTTTCGTCAGATCCTCCTGCACCTCGACATCGCGTCGGCCGATGTCCTAGGAACGCCTCAGGAGACCTACTTCAAGTCTCAG ggagagtggagggaggaggtgaagaagcaCTTTGAGAAGATCAAGAGTGAGGGCACCTGCATCCACAGGCTGGACGAGGAGCTCATTCGACGCAGGCGGGATGAACTCAG GCATGCATTAGACATCCGGGAGCACTatgagaggaagctggagcGAGCCAACAACCTCTACATGGAGCTCAGTGCCATCATGCTGCAGTTAGAGGTCCGCGAGAAGGAGCTAATGAA GAGAGAGCAGGCAGTGGAGAAGAAATATCCAGGAACCTACAAGCGGCATCTGGTTCGACCCATCGTCAGGGCGAACGCTGTGGAGAAGCTCATCAAGAAGAAAGGCAGCATTTCCCACAAAGCAGGGACGCCCCCGACCAAAAG GCCAGACCTGCTTCGGTCCGACGGCATCCCCAGCGTggaccccctcccctccccctccccgctGTCCGCCAGCCCCAAGGTGTCCACGCCTCCCGGCAAGGCGCGCTACCGCAGCAAGCCCCGGCACCGCCGCACCAACAGCAAAGGCAGCCACAGCGAGTTCCCAGGGGCGCTGAAGCCCCTCGCCGCGCCCCCAGACGACACGCGCGCTCTCCACTcgccccacctccacctccaccgccaccaccagcTGCCGACCGAGggccccctcctcccgctgAAGGGCCGCGAGGAGGCTGTGGTGAACTGTGCCAACAACCTGCGCTACTTCGGGCCCGCGGCTGCTCTGCGGAGCCCTCAGACGGACCACCTGCAGCGCCGCGTCTCGGGCTCCAGCCCCGACCTCATCTCCGCCGCCGTGGACGCAGACACGCGGCAGCGGGCCCCCGCCCCGGCAGCCGGCGCCGGCTCCCTGTGCCCCTGCTGTCAGGCCCACCCCTTCCCCGGGTGCCTGCAGTGCCAGGGGGCCCCGCCCGCCGCCGCCCACCTGGAGCTCCCCAAGTACCCGCTGCTCGGTTCCCAACACGGGAGCCCGGCGTCGGGACGGGCGCCCGGCAAAGACGCGGCCTCCGACGGAGAGAGCCCCAGGAAGGACGGGAAGCAGGACCAGGGGGCGTCCGAGCACCCCCCCGCCCTGCCCACAGCCCTGCCCCGTACCCTCAGGCCGCTCAGAAAG GGTGCCGATGAGtcatctgaggaggaggagggggaggtggacAGTGAAGTGGAGTTTCCAAGGAGACAGAG GCCCCACCGCTGCATGAGCAGCTTCCAGTCCTACTCCACCTTCAGCTCGGAGAACCTGTCCGCGTCGGACGGCGAGGAGGGGAACACCAGCGACCACTCGCACAGCGGCCCCCTGGAGAGGCTGAGCACCAGCCAGGAGGAGCACCTGGACGAGCTGCTGTCGCACACGCCGGACATCCCCATCGACATCTCCACCCAGTCGGACGGCCTCTCCGACAAGGAGTGCGCCGTGCGCCGGGTCAAGACCCAGATCTCTTTGGGAAAACTGTGCTCTGACGAACACAGCTATGAG AATCCGTTACAGTTTGGAGACTCTGACTGTGATTCGTCGGAGGCGGAGTGCTCCGATGCCACAATTAGAAACAACAAAGTCGGAGCTCCTTCCTCATGGTGA